The Solibacillus sp. FSL W7-1436 genome window below encodes:
- the hpaB gene encoding 4-hydroxyphenylacetate 3-monooxygenase, oxygenase component has protein sequence MAAITGESYINRLNALNNEIWLDGEKVEGPLSEHPVFKGLIQTKASLYDLQHDPKIIDEMTFTSPLSGKRVGLSYLMPKTKEDLIKRRKMMEHWAKHTHGILGRSPDYLNSVLMGFTSSAALLEGQENCYPENLRAFFELVRENDLSLTHTFITPQVNRSQSYIENANEPISAKVIAETEDGLIIKGARLLATQGGLTDEVFVFNVGKLVFGEDETFSFAVPSNTKGLKFICRDSFIGGESAFDHPLSSKYEEMDSIVVFDNVLVPWERVFFYNNVEVAEKFLIQSAFHNFAKSQVLIRQIVKTEFILGIAELLIQTIKVYEYQHIHEKMSEIIVGLETMKALLEKSENDAALDEFGYLRPAIFPLKVAGYTFSKIYPRLTEIIQLIGASGMITLPTEQAFHSPIRSDLDQYLQAATKPAEERVEIFRLAWDLTMSSFGTRQTQYERFFFGDTVRLASELYFTYPKKEYVEKVHNFINRKK, from the coding sequence ATGGCAGCAATTACTGGGGAAAGTTATATTAACCGGTTGAATGCGTTAAATAATGAAATTTGGCTGGACGGGGAAAAAGTGGAAGGCCCTTTATCTGAACACCCCGTTTTCAAAGGGCTTATTCAGACGAAAGCTTCCCTCTATGATTTACAGCATGACCCTAAAATAATAGATGAAATGACTTTCACATCCCCCCTTTCAGGAAAACGTGTCGGTCTTTCTTATTTGATGCCCAAAACGAAAGAGGATTTAATAAAAAGGCGAAAAATGATGGAACATTGGGCCAAACATACGCATGGGATTTTAGGAAGAAGTCCCGACTATCTGAATTCTGTTTTAATGGGCTTCACCTCATCTGCAGCACTGCTTGAAGGCCAGGAAAACTGTTATCCGGAGAATCTCCGGGCATTTTTTGAATTGGTGAGAGAAAATGATTTATCTCTTACACATACATTTATTACTCCACAAGTTAACCGTTCTCAAAGTTATATTGAAAATGCGAATGAACCCATTTCTGCAAAGGTAATCGCGGAGACTGAGGATGGTCTCATTATAAAAGGCGCACGTCTATTAGCGACTCAAGGCGGTTTAACCGATGAAGTGTTTGTGTTTAATGTAGGTAAACTTGTATTCGGAGAGGATGAAACTTTTTCTTTTGCCGTCCCATCAAATACGAAGGGATTAAAATTTATTTGCAGAGATTCCTTTATAGGCGGAGAATCTGCATTTGATCATCCTTTAAGTTCAAAGTATGAAGAAATGGATTCCATCGTCGTATTTGACAATGTATTAGTACCTTGGGAACGTGTCTTTTTTTACAACAATGTTGAGGTTGCTGAAAAATTTCTTATCCAAAGTGCTTTCCATAATTTTGCCAAGTCGCAAGTGTTAATTAGACAAATTGTAAAAACAGAATTTATTTTAGGTATTGCCGAACTCCTTATCCAAACGATCAAAGTTTATGAATATCAGCACATCCACGAAAAGATGTCGGAAATTATTGTGGGACTGGAAACGATGAAAGCACTGTTGGAAAAATCGGAGAATGATGCAGCACTTGATGAATTTGGCTATTTACGACCTGCAATTTTCCCATTGAAAGTTGCCGGTTATACGTTTTCGAAGATTTATCCACGACTCACTGAAATTATTCAGCTTATCGGTGCAAGCGGAATGATTACATTACCAACAGAACAAGCATTTCACTCCCCAATAAGAAGCGATTTGGATCAATATCTTCAAGCGGCAACTAAACCTGCTGAAGAAAGAGTTGAAATATTCCGGTTAGCCTGGGATTTAACGATGAGTTCATTCGGAACTAGGCAAACACAATATGAGCGTTTCTTCTTCGGTGATACAGTTCGGTTAGCAAGCGAATTATATTTTACTTATCCTAAAAAAGAATATGTAGAGAAAGTCCATAATTTCATCAACCGGAAAAAGTAA
- the splB gene encoding spore photoproduct lyase produces MNKPFMPQLVYFEPKALDYPLGKELKQKFEALDIEIRYTTSHNQIRNLPGDTDLQKYRIAKSTLVVGIRKTLKFDTSKPSAEYAIPLATGCMGHCHYCYLQTTMGSKPYIRTYVNVEEIFEAADQYIEERAPEITRFEAACTSDIVGLDHLTHSLKKAIEHFGQTKLGRLRFVTKFHHVDHLLDAKHNGHTRFRFSINADYVIKNFEPGTSSLAQRIEAAGKVARAGYPLGFIVAPIYLHDGWQDGYYHMFERLDAELPQDVREDITFEFIQHRFTKAAKNVINKNYPKTKLKLDESVRRVKWGKYGISKYIYQKNEEDEMKEKLYSYMEKFFPNAKVEYFT; encoded by the coding sequence ATGAATAAACCTTTCATGCCTCAGCTTGTTTATTTTGAACCGAAAGCATTGGACTATCCGCTCGGCAAAGAGCTAAAACAAAAATTTGAAGCGTTAGACATCGAGATACGATATACAACCTCACATAACCAAATAAGAAATCTCCCCGGAGACACTGATCTGCAAAAGTATCGAATTGCAAAATCTACCCTTGTTGTGGGTATTCGCAAAACATTGAAATTCGACACTTCCAAGCCATCTGCTGAATATGCTATCCCGCTTGCTACAGGATGTATGGGTCACTGTCATTATTGCTATTTACAAACAACAATGGGAAGCAAACCGTACATTCGCACATATGTGAATGTCGAGGAAATATTTGAAGCTGCGGATCAATACATCGAAGAACGCGCCCCTGAAATTACACGGTTTGAAGCGGCATGTACTTCGGATATTGTAGGATTGGACCATTTAACGCATTCATTAAAGAAAGCGATAGAACATTTCGGTCAAACCAAATTGGGCAGGTTAAGGTTTGTTACAAAATTTCATCATGTTGATCATTTACTCGATGCAAAACATAATGGTCATACAAGATTCCGTTTTAGTATAAATGCGGATTATGTCATAAAAAACTTCGAACCCGGAACTTCTTCGCTCGCCCAGCGTATCGAAGCAGCCGGCAAAGTAGCAAGAGCGGGTTATCCTCTTGGGTTTATCGTAGCACCGATTTACCTTCATGATGGATGGCAGGATGGCTACTACCATATGTTTGAACGACTTGACGCCGAACTCCCGCAAGACGTTAGGGAAGATATTACATTCGAATTTATTCAGCACCGTTTTACAAAGGCTGCTAAAAATGTGATTAATAAAAACTATCCGAAGACGAAGCTGAAATTGGACGAATCTGTAAGACGCGTGAAGTGGGGAAAATACGGGATTAGTAAATATATTTATCAAAAGAACGAAGAGGATGAAATGAAAGAAAAGCTCTACAGCTATATGGAAAAGTTCTTTCCAAATGCGAAAGTTGAGTATTTCACGTAA
- a CDS encoding QueT transporter family protein, which produces MENSVSSSRVNVHETAKVAIVASLYVAVTLVLAVISFGAVQLRLSEMFNYLVLFHKRYIVGVTLGVVIANLFSPMWWIDVPVGGIATLIVLVICRIVTKKMKNLLLKIVVTGIIFTASMFTVAAQLMIVFDLPFWPTYGMVAVGEAFSMLVGGVTIYLLQKKIDFTK; this is translated from the coding sequence ATGGAAAATTCTGTTTCATCATCACGTGTCAACGTGCATGAAACAGCTAAAGTTGCGATCGTTGCTTCTCTTTATGTAGCAGTGACGCTTGTTTTGGCTGTCATTAGTTTCGGAGCCGTACAATTAAGGCTGTCGGAAATGTTTAACTATTTAGTGCTGTTCCATAAACGTTACATAGTAGGAGTAACATTAGGTGTAGTCATTGCAAACCTCTTTTCACCGATGTGGTGGATTGATGTACCAGTAGGCGGGATCGCTACACTGATTGTATTGGTTATTTGCCGAATCGTTACAAAAAAAATGAAAAACTTATTGTTAAAAATTGTTGTAACCGGTATTATTTTTACGGCATCCATGTTTACAGTTGCAGCCCAGCTGATGATCGTTTTTGATCTGCCATTTTGGCCAACGTACGGAATGGTAGCAGTGGGAGAAGCCTTTTCAATGCTAGTAGGCGGCGTCACTATTTATCTATTGCAAAAGAAAATTGATTTTACAAAATAA
- a CDS encoding 3-oxoacyl-ACP reductase, with protein sequence MGKQFENKVVVITGAASGIGRAQAVAFLNEGATVIGIDVQKTGISDDKYHHYAGSVTDQQFIEETIGQLESIDILCNTAGILDGYVPSLETEEALWDKIFNVNVKGMFLVTNAVLKKMLNEKRGVIVNMASIAGMIAGGGGAAYTASKHAVIGYTKQLSYDYCKKGIRVNGIAPGAIETPMNAADFEGAGEMAKLVAEQTPAGRWAKPEEVANVTLFLASEASDYMHATILPVDGGWMNK encoded by the coding sequence ATGGGAAAACAATTTGAAAATAAAGTCGTTGTCATAACGGGTGCCGCATCCGGAATCGGACGAGCGCAGGCTGTTGCCTTTTTGAATGAAGGGGCCACTGTTATTGGAATCGATGTTCAAAAAACAGGTATATCAGACGACAAGTATCATCACTATGCAGGAAGTGTAACAGACCAGCAGTTTATTGAAGAAACGATTGGACAATTAGAATCAATCGATATTTTATGCAATACTGCCGGTATTCTTGATGGATATGTCCCATCACTTGAAACAGAAGAAGCGCTATGGGATAAAATTTTTAATGTGAATGTAAAAGGGATGTTCTTAGTAACGAATGCAGTATTAAAGAAAATGCTGAACGAAAAGCGCGGTGTTATCGTGAACATGGCATCGATTGCCGGAATGATTGCAGGTGGCGGGGGTGCGGCATATACTGCTTCCAAACATGCTGTAATCGGTTATACAAAGCAGCTTTCCTATGATTATTGTAAGAAAGGTATACGTGTTAATGGAATTGCACCGGGTGCGATTGAAACACCGATGAACGCGGCCGATTTTGAAGGGGCAGGCGAAATGGCGAAGTTAGTGGCTGAGCAGACACCTGCTGGCAGATGGGCGAAGCCGGAAGAGGTTGCAAATGTGACGCTATTTTTAGCGAGTGAAGCGAGCGATTATATGCATGCGACAATTTTACCGGTCGATGGTGGATGGATGAATAAATAA
- a CDS encoding DUF2829 domain-containing protein: MTFEEILPRLKKGEKIIRKGWGGAELYVKYVPATTLDGLDMNPYFVINVTGEGYTMFTPTVCDILADDWEIVL, encoded by the coding sequence ATGACATTTGAAGAAATTTTGCCTCGTTTAAAAAAGGGAGAAAAAATAATCCGTAAAGGCTGGGGCGGTGCTGAACTATATGTAAAATATGTGCCGGCGACTACATTGGATGGATTGGACATGAACCCGTACTTTGTTATCAATGTAACAGGTGAAGGGTATACGATGTTTACACCGACAGTTTGTGATATTTTAGCGGATGACTGGGAAATCGTACTATAA
- a CDS encoding DegV family protein — protein sequence MKRIILSTESGADLPIDLVEKHQIQVVPMHVIMDGKDYLDGELSVEEVFDFYDRMKTIPSTAATNVHEYEELFTNIRLKFPESIIIHIGYTSKASASFQSAVIAAEGFDDLFLIDALNVTGGLGAVVMYAAQLLEEEPEISHEHLIEKIESIVPKTRLAFLPGSLDFLKAGGRVSNIAYIGGALLKIKPCIELKEGKLVSTRKYRGKMEVVAEKLMKDYLNEYNIDRKQLYLIYSIGLDEKIKKRLEEIANETGFKNVRWMQAGAMISTHAGPGGFGIAGIEAYKIQ from the coding sequence ATGAAAAGAATTATTTTATCGACTGAGAGTGGTGCGGATTTACCGATTGACCTGGTTGAAAAACATCAAATTCAAGTAGTACCGATGCACGTTATTATGGATGGAAAAGATTATTTGGATGGTGAGTTGTCTGTAGAAGAAGTTTTTGATTTTTATGATCGAATGAAAACAATACCGTCTACAGCTGCGACGAATGTCCATGAATATGAAGAGTTGTTCACAAATATTCGATTGAAGTTTCCTGAGAGCATCATTATTCACATTGGCTATACATCTAAAGCATCTGCTTCCTTTCAAAGTGCGGTAATTGCAGCAGAAGGTTTTGACGATCTTTTTCTTATTGATGCATTAAATGTAACGGGTGGATTAGGTGCAGTGGTGATGTATGCAGCTCAATTACTTGAAGAAGAGCCTGAGATTAGCCACGAGCACTTAATTGAAAAAATAGAATCGATCGTACCTAAAACAAGACTGGCTTTCCTGCCCGGAAGTTTAGACTTTTTAAAGGCAGGGGGACGGGTGAGTAATATTGCATATATCGGTGGTGCATTGCTTAAAATAAAGCCCTGCATTGAGTTAAAAGAAGGAAAGCTTGTTTCAACTAGAAAATACCGTGGCAAGATGGAAGTTGTTGCAGAGAAGCTTATGAAGGATTATTTAAATGAATACAATATTGATCGAAAACAATTGTATTTAATCTACTCGATCGGACTGGATGAAAAAATTAAAAAACGTCTGGAAGAAATCGCGAACGAAACCGGCTTCAAAAATGTAAGATGGATGCAGGCAGGCGCGATGATTTCAACTCATGCAGGTCCTGGTGGATTTGGGATTGCCGGGATAGAAGCATATAAAATCCAATAA
- a CDS encoding dimethylarginine dimethylaminohydrolase family protein, which yields MVKIFSKQSQIVCKSEYGTLKKVVLCEPEYMEIKEVINDVQKKYKHDNIDQDLALAQHQNFEQTLINAGVEVIKLPPSKDHPEQVFTRDIGFTIGNQLFVSEMANPIRQGEEKILAQWLNDNEISYNNLSVHSIEGGDVIIDGNRVFVGISDRTCKKAIQNLQKELPDYEIFPIRFNPKYLHLDCVFNILSSKDGLIFPEAFEPETVKLLSSMYHLIEVGEREQFSMGTNVLSIGQNRVLSLPVNRDVNYQMRQHGYEVLEVDFSEIIKSGGSFRCCSMPIVRQ from the coding sequence ATGGTAAAAATATTTTCAAAACAATCCCAAATAGTATGTAAAAGTGAATATGGAACTTTAAAAAAGGTTGTTTTATGTGAACCTGAATATATGGAAATTAAAGAAGTGATTAATGATGTTCAAAAAAAATATAAGCATGATAATATCGATCAGGATCTTGCGTTAGCCCAGCATCAAAACTTTGAACAAACGCTAATTAATGCTGGTGTGGAAGTAATTAAGCTACCACCAAGTAAAGACCATCCGGAACAAGTATTTACAAGAGATATTGGTTTTACGATCGGAAATCAGTTATTTGTTTCAGAGATGGCCAATCCTATCCGACAAGGTGAAGAGAAAATACTGGCACAATGGTTGAATGACAATGAAATTTCCTACAATAATCTTTCTGTACACTCTATTGAAGGGGGCGATGTGATTATTGACGGCAATCGGGTCTTTGTCGGAATCAGTGATCGCACATGCAAAAAGGCCATTCAAAATTTACAAAAAGAACTGCCTGATTATGAAATTTTCCCAATACGGTTTAACCCGAAATATTTACATTTAGACTGTGTATTCAATATTCTATCATCCAAAGATGGACTTATTTTTCCGGAAGCCTTCGAACCGGAAACAGTCAAACTTTTATCGAGTATGTATCACTTAATCGAAGTAGGTGAAAGAGAGCAATTTTCAATGGGGACAAATGTACTTTCCATTGGACAAAATCGCGTGCTGAGCTTGCCGGTTAACCGGGATGTGAATTATCAAATGAGACAGCACGGCTATGAAGTGCTGGAAGTCGACTTTTCAGAAATCATTAAATCGGGCGGCTCGTTCAGATGCTGTTCAATGCCAATTGTACGGCAGTAA